The following is a genomic window from Spirosoma foliorum.
GTATTGATCCAGATAAGGCATTCAAAAGAGACTAGTAGTAAGGACGCACAGACAAACCCTTACCATATATATACCGTTCAATCAACAATATAGGTTAAAAAACAGTAATATACCTAATCACTAGACACAATTATTTAAATACAAGTTTATATATTAATATAATCATAAACAAAATACAAAAAACCAGTGCATTGAAGATCATGATTTAAAATCAGTTTGATTATATGTCGTTAATAAGTACCTAGTTAACGACCGGGTTGCTTTAGAAAATATGATACTCAGCCATTCGAAGCATATATTTCATCAGGTTTTCCAGCCGGGCACGCACTTCATACCGCGCTCCCCCATCCGTTATATCAGTTCGATAGGCGTTCCATTGAAAGATCCAGGACATACGGGGTAAGTTTTGCATCATAATGGTATCAATCAGAAAATCCTGTTGAGACGGCTGTAAATCATAGACAAATAAATTGACCGTGAACCCATTGAGTATATCCACACAAGTAATGGCAGGCGTTCCGGCGACATCGGAAAAATTGGGCTGTAGAGCCCTTGCCCAGGCAAGCACATCGATTCCCATTAAATAATCGGGGGTTACCTGAAGGTATCGATAAACGTAGGCATCGGTATAATCATACCGAAATCCCATAGTAGTTGTGTTTATCCAGATTTTCGAATAACCGGTTTGATAATAGGCTTCGTAACCAAATACCGACGATTGATCTAAAATGGCCAACTGCATGTCTTGCATGCGGTAGAACACAAAATCGAAATAGGTTTTAAAAGCCGCGTATTCTGTGGTTATGTCGGGCACGCGCTGATTAAAAAATCGCATTGCCCCAATGGCCAGTTCGGCAGGCGATTTAACGATAGCGCCAATGTTCGTCTCATCGAAAAAAATCTGACTCGTTAATAGCTTAACAAGCACTGGCTGAATCATGTAATTGCTGTCCACCAGCAACTGCGCTAGCGAGCCAATTATCTCGTTTTCAATGGCTTGTGTAACGTTAGGATTCACATACCATCGGTACAGCTTCCGACAAATAAACCGGGGTGTATGCGGATGATTCAGGAGCATCGATACCAGATCGTTCAGCTCAGCATCCCCGGCCGATGTGGTACCAGGTAGTGAAGTCGCCCGGCCTGGGATGACCGTATTGTTGTAATGCGCTGAAAATGTTTTGTCGGTACTGTCGTGTTTTTCATCCGTGAACGTTGTTGTAAAGCTCATCGAACCATCTACCTCATGGTTTGTGTATTCCCAGCCCGTCAATACTTTAGCGGCTGTTTTTACATCATCTTCCGTATAGTTTTTATTCCCCGCAAAGTCGAAAGCCCCCACTGTAAACAGCTCCTGAAGCTCACGAGCATAGTTCTCATTTGGCTGACCAACTATATTTTCGTTCCCATTCAGGTACCGAAGCATGGCTGGATCTTTCGAGATTTGAGTAACCAACGTCCGGAAATTACCGAGGGCATTATTCCGCAACAGCAACAGGTATTGGTTCAGAAAGCGGTAATCACCAACCGTTTCGCGGCTGGTAACGAAGTGGTTTTGCCAGAATAACGTCAGTTTATCAAGCAAACTGGGCGGGGCAGACTGCGAAGTCATCAACCCCAACCACCAGCAGCGCAGGTAATGACCAAAATCGAAGTTCCGATCGTGATTAAATGGCT
Proteins encoded in this region:
- a CDS encoding DUF1800 domain-containing protein; its protein translation is MASLDEYTPLLTAKTAAHLLRRATFGPTQAEISNFTGLTAAQAVQQLIANANYSPPPPVDLDRDQATAGQTYLDKPFNHDRNFDFGHYLRCWWLGLMTSQSAPPSLLDKLTLFWQNHFVTSRETVGDYRFLNQYLLLLRNNALGNFRTLVTQISKDPAMLRYLNGNENIVGQPNENYARELQELFTVGAFDFAGNKNYTEDDVKTAAKVLTGWEYTNHEVDGSMSFTTTFTDEKHDSTDKTFSAHYNNTVIPGRATSLPGTTSAGDAELNDLVSMLLNHPHTPRFICRKLYRWYVNPNVTQAIENEIIGSLAQLLVDSNYMIQPVLVKLLTSQIFFDETNIGAIVKSPAELAIGAMRFFNQRVPDITTEYAAFKTYFDFVFYRMQDMQLAILDQSSVFGYEAYYQTGYSKIWINTTTMGFRYDYTDAYVYRYLQVTPDYLMGIDVLAWARALQPNFSDVAGTPAITCVDILNGFTVNLFVYDLQPSQQDFLIDTIMMQNLPRMSWIFQWNAYRTDITDGGARYEVRARLENLMKYMLRMAEYHIF